In a genomic window of Glycine max cultivar Williams 82 chromosome 13, Glycine_max_v4.0, whole genome shotgun sequence:
- the LOC100810432 gene encoding phosphatidylinositol 4-phosphate 5-kinase 1 translates to MREGDVVPATATASPLPPVVVAGRSRSQGFTTRRVTPAAPTAGSAAVERVLPNGDFYAGSFSGNVPHGSGKYLWTDGCMYEGEWKRGKASGKGKFSWPSGATYEGEFKSGRMEGFGTFVGSDGDTYRGSWSSDRKHGFGQKRYVNGDLYEGSWKRNVQDGHGRYVWKNGNEYVGEWKNGVINGKGALLWANGNRYEGLWENGVPKGNGVMKIHHRLLWGDNFNVKRFSVEGRGSVNSDKSFPRICIWESEGEAGDITCDIIDNVEASMFYRDGTTSDCEEKEMKRNPCCFSSEVKRPGETVSKGHKNYELMLNLQLGIRYTVGKEASILRELKQGDFDPKEKFWTRFPTEGSKLTPPHQSAEFRWKDYCPVVFRHLRKLFQVDPADYMLAICGNDALRELSSPGKSGSIFYLTQDDRFMIKTVKKSEVKVLIRMLRSYYQHVSRYENSLVTKFYGVHCVKPIGGQKIRFIVMGNLFCSEYPIHRRFDLKGSSHGRTTDKPEEDIDETTTLKDLDLNFVFRVQRNWFHELIKQIERDCEFLEAEKIMDYSLLVGIHFRDDNTCDKMGLSPFLLRTGNRDTYQNEKLMRGYRFLEAELQDRDRVKSGRKSLIRLGANMPARAERVARRSDFDQYTTAGISHLTPYRSGETYDVILYFGIIDILQDYDISKKLEHAYKSLQVDSTSISAVDPKLYSKRFRDFVGRIFIEER, encoded by the exons ATGCGCGAAGGCGACGTCGTGCCGGCGACGGCGACGGCGTCTCCGTTGCCGCCGGTGGTGGTTGCCGGCCGAAGCCGGTCGCAGGGCTTCACGACGCGGCGAGTGACTCCGGCCGCTCCAACGGCCGGATCCGCCGCCGTGGAGCGCGTTCTCCCTAATGGTGACTTCTACGCCGGGAGCTTCTCCGGCAATGTCCCGCACGGATCAGGAAAATACCTCTGGACCGACGGATGCATGTACGAGGGCGAGTGGAAGCGCGGAAAAGCCTCTGGAAAAGGCAAATTCTCATGGCCTTCAGGCGCGACTTACGAGGGCGAGTTCAAATCGGGTCGCATGGAAGGGTTCGGAACCTTCGTCGGATCCGACGGCGACACCTACCGCGGGTCGTGGAGCTCCGACAGAAAACACGGGTTCGGGCAGAAGCGTTATGTTAACGGTGACTTATACGAAGGGTCCTGGAAGCGCAACGTGCAAGACGGTCACGGCCGTTACGTCTGGAAAAACGGGAACGAGTACGTCGGGGAGTGGAAGAACGGCGTGATTAACGGCAAGGGAGCTTTACTCTGGGCAAACGGAAACCGTTACGAGGGGCTGTGGGAGAACGGCGTCCCCAAGGGTAACGGCGTTATGAAGATTCATCACCGTTTGCTCTGGGGTGATAATTTTAACGTGAAGCGGTTCTCCGTTGAAGGAAGAGGGAGCGTTAATAGCGATAAGAGTTTCCCCAGGATTTGTATTTGGGAGTCGGAGGGTGAAGCCGGTGACATCACGTGCGATATTATCGATAATGTGGAGGCGTCGATGTTTTACCGCGACGGAACGACGTCGGATTGTGAAGAGAAAGAGATGAAGAGGAACCCTTGTTGTTTCTCGAGCGAGGTGAAAAGACCTGGAGAAACAGTTTCCAAGGGGCATAAGAATTATGAGTTGATGCTTAATCTGCAATTGGGGATAAG GTACACTGTTGGGAAGGAGGCTTCGATTTTGCGGGAGCTTAAGCAGGGTGATTTTGATCCGAAGGAGAAGTTCTGGACTAGGTTTCCGACGGAGGGGTCGAAGCTTACACCGCCGCATCAGTCCGCGGAGTTTCGATGGAAGGATTACTGCCCTGTGGTTTTTAG GCATTTGAGGAAGCTGTTTCAGGTGGATCCTGCTGATTACATGTTGGCTATATGTGGAAATGATGCTCTTCGGGAGCTTTCGTCTCCCGGGAAAAGTGGAAGCATCTTCTACTTGACCCAGGATGATAGATTCATGATAAAGACAGTGAAGAAATCTGAAGTCAAG GTGCTTATTCGGATGCTTCGGAGTTATTATCAACATGTGTCTCGATATGAAAATTCACTTGTGACGAAATTCTATGGGGTGCACTGTGTCAAGCCAATTGGAGGCCAGAAG ATCCGGTTCATTGTGATGGGAAATCTTTTCTGCTCTGAATATCCAATTCATAGACGATTTGATTTGAAAGGATCTTCTCATGGTCGCACCACAGATAAACCTGAGGAGGACATTGATGAAACAACCACCCTCAAGGACCTTGATCTCAACTTTGTTTTTCGTGTACAAAGAAATTGGTTCCACGAACTCATCAA GCAAATTGAGCGGGACTGTGAGTTCTTGGAAGCTGAGAAAATTATGGATTACAGTCTTTTGGTTGGCATTCATTTTCGTGATGATAATACGTGTGACAAAATGGGATTGTCACCTTTTCTTTTACGCACTG GCAATCGGGATACTTATCAGAATGAAAAGTTGATGCGTGGTTATCGCTTTCTTGAAGCAGAGCTACAGGATAGAGATCGAGTTAAATCTGGAAG GAAATCATTAATCAGGCTAGGAGCCAATATGCCTGCAAGAGCAGAGCGAGTGGCCCGGAGGAGTGATTTTGATCAATACACTACTGCTGGAATCAGCCATTTGACCCCTTATCGCAGTGGGGAGACTTACGATGTCATTCTATACTTTGGGATTATTGACATTTTGCAAGATTATGATATCAGCAAAAAGCTTGAGCATGCTTACAAGTCCTTGCAAGTTGACTCTACTTCAATTTCTGCTGTTGATCCAAAGCTATACTCGAAGAGGTTTCGTGATTTTGTAGGGAGAATATTCATTGAAGAGAGGTAG